A window from Rana temporaria chromosome 8, aRanTem1.1, whole genome shotgun sequence encodes these proteins:
- the LOC120910561 gene encoding gastrula zinc finger protein XlCGF17.1-like, with translation MSGWAGPSYPTPANGNGIWVGRYVQTVRDGDILPTDKRFSCTECGKCFHFKCSLKVHTRIHTGEKPHSCPECGKCFSEKSYLTKHQRLHKGERPYSCSVCVKSFANRSNFVRHQRSHTGEKNNFCSECGKCFSRKSNLLVHQRSHTGERPYSCSECGKCFVEKAELVTHQRSHTGEKPYFCSECGKCFAQKSTLITHQRSHTGERPFSCPECGKCYGQRADLITHKRSHTGEKPYSCAICRKGFSDMSHLYRHQRLHTGEKPFSCPECGKCFSQKSHLYTH, from the coding sequence tcagactgtgcgggatggtgacatccttccaacagataaaaggttttcctgtactgagtgcgggaagtgtttccattTTAAGTGCAGTTTGAAAGTGCATACAAGAatccacacaggtgagaagccacattcctgccctgagtgcgggaaatgcttttcaGAGAAATCTTACCTTACgaaacatcagagattgcacaaaGGTGAgaggccgtattcctgttctgtgtGTGTGAAATCTTTTGCGAACAGATCCAATTTTGtcagacatcagaggtctcacacgggggaaaaaaataatttctgttctgagtgcgggaaatgtttttcacggaagtccaaTCTCTTAGTACATCAAaggtctcacacgggtgagaggccttattcctgttctgagtgcgggaaatgttttgtagaaaaagcagaacttgtcacacatcagaggtctcacactgGGGAAAAACCGTATTTCTGTtcggagtgtgggaaatgttttgcacagaAGTCCACTCTTATCACACATCAAaggtctcacacgggtgagaggcccttttcctgtcctgagtgcgggaaatgttatggACAAAGAGCAGACCTTATCACACATAAGAGGTCTCACACGGGAGAAAAACCATATTCATGTGCTATTTGCAGGAAAGGTTTTTCAGATATGTCACATCTTTACCGACATCAGAGactgcacacgggggagaagccgttctcctgtcctgagtgcgggaaatgtttttcacagaagtcccatctttacacacat